Within Chlamydia pneumoniae TW-183, the genomic segment TTGCTTAGGAACTATTCTCCGAGTGTTTAGGAAAAGATTTTCGAATCTTCATGCATTCATGTTATGTTAGACTCTATAACGGAATCAAAGTAGGGATGGGCATTGCACACAGAATTTGCTCCTTTTTTAGAAGACTTAGTACATCAGCAGGTGATATCCCCTTTAGACATCGCTTTTGCTTCTAAGCACATCTCTTCGGACTTTGAAGAGTCTTTTGTTTTTCTCGCGGTCTCCTCAGCGCTTTGGCGTTATGGTCATCCTTTTCTTTCCCTTGAGGAAAATCGCATTAGACCTTCTCTAGGAGGGATCTCAGAAACAGATTTGTATCGGGGATTTCATAACCTTCCTAAGGAAGTTCGAGATAAATTATTTGTCGTTGTTTCAGGACGTTTGTATTTACGGTCTCTGTATACGATACGATCGAAACTCTTAGACAAGCTTTCGTTGCTTTGTTCAGCAACCCCGAATTATTTTCCTCCTTCTATAGATTCTTCGATCCTTTCAGAAGAGCAAAACTTTATTTTTAATAAAATAACTCAAGGATGTTTTTCTATAGTTTCTGGAGGCCCAGGAACAGGAAAAACTTTTTTAGCTGCACAACTCATCCTCTCTTTAGTGAAGCAGCAACCTAAGTTACGTATTGCTATAGTATCTCCTACAGGAAAGGCCACGTCTCATATTCGTCAGATTCTTATGAAATATAATATATTTGACGACATGGTGTTGATGCAGACGGTGCACCACTTTCTTCAGGAGTATGCGTACCGTCGCTATAACTCTATAGATGTCCTTTTAGTAGATGAAGGCTCTATGGTAACTTTTGACTTGTTGTATAGTTTGGTACAAACCCTACAGGGATATGAGAAAGACAAAAAACTTTATACCTCGAGTTTAATTATTCTCGGAGATACCAATCAATTGCCTCCTATTGGCATTGGGGTTGGAAATCCCCTTCAAGATCTCATAGGATATTTCCATGAAAATACGTTTTTCCTGAAGACATCGCATAGGGCAAAGACTGGAGTTGTGGATCAGCTGACTCAATCTGTATTGCGTGGCGAAATGATTTCTTTTTCTCCTCTCCCATCGATATCCTCAGCTATAGAAGTCTTGAAAAATCGTTTTGTAAAGTCGTTACGTCAATCAGAAGCACGTTTGTGTGTATTGACTCCTATGCGCCATGGCCCTTGGGGGGTTCTGAACTTAAACACAATGATACATCAAAGATTGGCGAGAAGCGATCCTGATTTACGTATTCCTATTATGGTGACGAGTCGTTATGAAACTTGGGGACTATTTAATGGAGACACAGGATTACTGTGTTTAAAAACTCAGAAATTGCATTTCCCTCAACATGAACCCATAGATTCTAGGGCTCTATCACAATACGTCTACAATTACGTTATGTCTGTACACAAGAGCCAGGGGAGTGAATACGATGAGGTTATTGTAATTATTCCCAAGGGAAGCGAAGTGTTTGGGGTGTCTATTCTCTATACTGCAATTACCCGAGCTAAATATAGAGTTTCAGTTTGGGGAGATCCCGAGACGTTACATAAGATAATTAAGAAGTCTAATTACTAGATTCTTATCAAAATAAAAAAACCCTCAAAGAATACTCTAAGAGGGTTTTTTTGCTGCGAATGTCGTTAAAAACTATCCTATTTTAGCATAATCTTTAACAAAGTTTATGACACAGCTAATCAATCCAAGAATAGCCATAATTAGAACAGCATGGACTCCAAGAATAGCAGGAAGGAATAGAGAAAGAGTGCCAAGAGCATCACAAACTAAATCAACTACATCTCCAAGCCATGCAATGAAGGCGTTTCTTATAGCTTTGGAACGTGCTGCGAATTCGGCAGAAGGCTTGTTTCTGTTTTCGGGGTCGGAGATTGTTTCAGGCCTGGTGCTTAAAATTCTGTAAAGTGAAATTGAACTCTCAGTTAAAGAGCATCCTGTAGCCACTAAGTTTAGGCAGGAAGTCACCTTACATCCAATTTTGTTTGCATTGGCTCCTAAGGAAACCACGTCCATTTCATGTAAGAATGTAGCTGTTCCAAGAGTCTTTGATGCTAAACGAGCAACTTTTCCTGTGATAGTTAGGGCTGATCGTCGTTGTAGTTTTTGAGTCATACAACCCTCAGCATCTGCTTCGTTGCAACGTCTGAGTTCTCCTGTTTCCTCATCAGTTTCGAAGATCATAGAACCATTAAGTAGTTGGCCCCACAACATAGCTCCTGCCACTGCAGTGTTCACTCCGTCAGCGGCACCCAGAAACCCTTCAGTTTTCTGCAAAGCAGCATGTGCATAATGGGAGCTTCCTAAAGCATGTCTAGAGATTGCTGTGGAATTTTTAATTGCTCCGACGATGTCGCCGGCAAACAAAACGTTATTGTGTAGAGACATTGATTGCTGTCTGAATAAATTGCCTGAAGCTCTGATTGCCGGAGTCCAAGATCTTAAATGCAGAAGTGCTTGTCTACCAAGATGTGCTGTTGCCATAATCTACCTAATTATTAGATTGTTTTAAGGTCACGATGCTCTCGCGTTAACTTTTAAGGTTGCTTTAGATTTAATGCGTGCTGCCTTATTATCTTTGAAGATACCTCGCTTTACAGCCTTATCTACAACACTGTAGACGGATTGTAAGTTGCTAAGAGTGGCTTGAGTGTCGTCGAGTTTTAAAGATGCTTCAAACTTTTTGACTATTGTTTTCACTTTAGATTTGAAGCTGTGATTGATTAACTCTCTTTTTTGAGCAGTTAGAATGCGTTTTTCAGCAGAAGGTCTTCTTTGTATAACGTTTTTTTTATTCGGTTTTTTAGGTGCCATAATATCTCCAGACAAGACAAGAACTTTAAGATTTAAAATAAACTGCTATTAATTGCAGATCAATTGAGAGAGAAAGGAAAGCTTTTTCTTATTTTCGATACACATATTAAGAAAAAAGAGAATTTATGAGAAATAAAAAAAGTTTTATGCCAACATAACAATAAGAATGGTCTTAAAAAAATACTTTTCTAATCAAATAGAACTTATGGCTATGAAGAGCAATTTATTCTTATTTTTGTTGATATAAGGATTTATTTTTTATGTTATTGGTAAGGAAATGGTTGCATACTTGTTTCAAATATTGGATTTACTTTCTTCCGGTGGTAACGCTACTTCTTCCCCTAGTGTGTTACCCTTTTCTGTCGATTAGTCAAAAAATTTATGGATACTTTGTTTTTACTACAATTTCTTCTTTAGGCTGGTTTTTTGCATTGAGACGTAGGGAAAATCAATTAAAAACAGCAGCTGTTCAGCTTCTTCAAACAAAAATTAGAAAATTAACAGAAAATAATGAAGGGTTAAGACAAATTCGAGAATCTCTTAAAGAACATCAGCAAGAGAGTGCTCAACTGCAAATTCAAAGTCAGAAGCTTAAAAATAGCCTATTTCATCTTCAGGGTTTACTTGTGAAAACTAAGGGAGAGGGGCAAAAATTAGAAACTTTGTTACTTCATAGAACAGAAGAGAATCGATGTTTGAAAATGCAAGTAGATTCTTTAATTCAGGAATGCGGAGAAAAAACAGAGGAAGTACAAACTTTAAATCGAGAGTTGGCTGAGACTTTAGCCTACCAGCAAGCTTTAAATGACGAGTATCAAGCGACCTTCTCTGAGCAACGCAATATGCTGGATAAGCGGCAGATCTACATTGGAAAGCTGGAAAACAAGGTTCAGGATTTAATGTATGAGATCCGTAACTTGCTTCAGTTAGAGTCAGACATAGCAGAGAATATTCCTTCTCAAGAATCGAATGCTGTTACGGGAAATATTTCTTTACAATTGTCTAGTGAGTTAAAAAAAATTGCTTTTAAGGCTGAAAACATAGAGGCAGCCTCTTCTTTAACAGCATCACGTTACCTTCATACAGATACGAGTGTGCATAACTACTCTTTAGAGTGTCGCCAGTTATTTGATAGCTTAAGAGAAGAAAATCTCGGGATGCTTTTTGTCTATGCTCGTCAATCCCAACGTGCGGTTTTTGCTAATGCGTTATTTAAAACGTGGACGGGGTATTGTGCAGAAGATTTTTTAAAATTTGGTAGTGACATAGTGATTTCTGGGGGCAAACAGTGGATGGAGGATCTTCATTCCTCTAGAGAAGAATGCTCTGGTAGATTAGTGATTAAAACGAAATCACGAGGTCATCTTCCTTTCCGTTATTGTTTAATGGCTTTGAATAAAGGCCCTCTTTGCTATCATGTTTTGGGGGTTCTTTATCCTCTCCATAAAGAAGTGCTTCAGAGTTGATACTATTTCTTCTTCTATGAGGAAAGTTGTATCAAATTGTTGGTAAGATATTGATTTTCGTCAGCGTATAAGATAAAAATCCCTAGATTTCCTATCTTCCTTTGACTAAACTGTCCTCTAAGGCTAGAAATCCCCTTGTTTTATTCCAAGTAAGAAAGTTGTTCATGAATACACAGAATAGCCAAGCTACAGAAGTTTCATCAGAAGAAGAATCTCAAAAGAAGTTAGAAGAGCTTGTTGCTCTTGCTAAGGAACAGGGTTTCATCACATACGAAGAAATCAATGAAATTCTTCCTATGTCCTTCGACACTCCGGAGCAAATTGACCAAGTGTTGATTTTCTTAACTGGAATGGACATTCAAGTTTTGAATCAAATTGATGTTGAAAGGCAGAAAGAGAAGAAAAAAGAAGCTAAAGAGCTTGAGGGTTTAGCTAGGAGGACTGAAGGGACTCCTGACGATCCTGTTCGGATGTATTTGAAAGAAATGGGTACAGTACCTCTCCTTACTAGGGAAGAAGAGGTAGAAATTTCTAAGAGAATAGAAAAAGCTCAAGTACAGATTGAAAGAATCATTTTACGCTTCCGTTATTCTGCTAAAGAAGCGATTTCTATAGCCCACTATTTGATTAGCGGCAAGGAACGTTTTGATAAGATTATTTCCGAGAAAGAAGTAGAGGATAAGACTCACTTTCTTAAGTTACTTCCCAAGCTAATTACCTTGCTTAAGGAAGAAGATACGTATTTAGAAAACTTATTATTGTCTTTAAAACAGCCTGATTTATCCAAGCAAGAAGCAGCTAAATTAAATGACAGTTTAGAGAAGTGTCGTATTCGGACGCAAGCCTACTTGCGTTGTTTCCATTGTCGTCATAATGTCACTGAAGATTTTGGCGAAGTTGTTTTCAAGGCTTATGATTCTTTCTTACACTTAGAACAGCAAATTAATGATTTGAAAGTTCGTGCAGAAAGAAATAAGTTTGCTGCTGCAAAGTTGGCAGCAGCTAAGCGTAAGTTGTATAAAAGAGAAGTTGCTGCTGGAAGGACTTTAGAAGAGTTCAAGAAAGATGTACGTATGTTACAGCGGTGGATGGATAAGAGCCAAGAAGCCAAAAAAGAAATGGTGGAGTCCAATTTACGTCTAGTGATTTCTATAGCCAAAAAGTATACCAACCGTGGGCTTTCCTTCTTAGATTTAATTCAAGAAGGGAATATGGGCTTGATGAAGGCTGTCGAGAAGTTTGAGTATCGCCGTGGTTATAAGTTCTCGACGTATGCCACCTGGTGGATTCGTCAAGCTGTGACTCGTGCTATTGCGGATCAGGCAAGAACGATCCGTATTCCAGTCCATATGATTGAAACCATCAATAAAGTTCTTCGTGGAGCGAAGAAATTAATGATGGAAACAGGAAAAGAGCCCACTCCTGAAGAGTTAGCAGAAGAGTTAGGATTAACTCCTGACCGTGTTCGGGAAATTTATAAGATTGCTCAGCACCCCATCTCTCTACAAGCCGAGGTTGGAGAGGGTAGTGAAAGTTCCTTTGGGGATTTCTTGGAGGATACTGCCGTAGAGTCTCCCGCAGAGGCTACGGGGTATTCTATGCTTAAAGACAAGATGAAAGAGGTCTTAAAGACGCTTACGGATCGTGAGCGATTTGTTTTGATCCATCGTTTTGGCCTTCTTGATGGCAAACCTAAGACTTTAGAAGAAGTGGGTTCTGCCTTTAATGTTACTCGTGAGCGTATTCGTCAGATTGAAGCCAAAGCTTTAAGGAAGATGCGTCATCCTATTCGATCGAAACAATTGAGAGCATTCTTAGACTTATTAGAGGAAGAAAAAACCGGAACTAGCAAAGTTAAGAGTTTGAAATCCAAATAGTCTTTGAGTAAAAGGTTCGTTTTTTATAGCCTTGTATAAAAAATATTGCTCTGGTGATTGCTATAGAACGTTATCAGTTAATTATATCCAAGTTTCGTATGTGGTTGTTTTTAGGGTGTTCTGTTGAAGAGCGTCATTTTAAGCAGCCTGTTCTTATTTCAGTGACTTTTTCTTATAACGAAGTCCCGTCTGCTTGTTTATCCGACAAGCTTTCAGATGCTTGTTGTTATCTAGAGGTCACCTCTCTTATTGAAGAGATTGCGAATACAAAGCCTTATGCTTTAATAGAGCACCTGGCTAACGAGCTATTTGATAGCTTAGTGATATCTTTTGGAGATAAAGCCTCCAAGATAGATCTAGAGGTAGAAAAAGAACGGCCACCTGTTCCCAACCTATTAAATCCTATAAAATTTACAATTAGTAAAGAGCTATGTCCGAGCCCCGTTTTGTCTGCTTAAGTTTAGGATCAAATTTAGGAAATCGTTTTAAAAATCTACAGATTGCTCGTACTTTATTAGGCGAACAAGCTGTTTTAGGTCTACGTAGTTCGGTAATTCTAGAAACAGAAGCCTTGTTATTACCGGGATCTCCTCCAGAGTGGGACCTTCCTTATTTTAATTCGGTACTTGTAGGGGAAACCACCCTATCTTTGCGAGAACTACTGGTTACTATCAAACAGATAGAGAAGGTGGTAGGTAGAGCAGAGGAGTCGCCCCCATGGTCTCCTCGAACCATAGATGTAGATATTTTGCTTTATGGTGACGAGTCTTTTTGTTGTGATCACACCGAGATAACGATTCCTTTGTCCAATTTGTTATCACGTCCTTTTTTGATTGCTTTAATAGCATCTCTTTGTCCTTATCGTCGATTTTGCACTCAAGGTTCTCCTTATCACAACTTTACATTTGGAGAGTTGGCGCATCACCTTCCCTCACCTCCAGGGATGATTCGTAGGAGTTTATCTCCAGATACGATGTTGATGGGGGTGGTAAATGTGACTAACGACTCTATGTCTGATGGGGGCATGTTTTTAGATCCAGAAAAAGCAGTGGCTCAAGCTGAGAAGTTATTTACAGAGGGCGCTGCAGTTATAGATTTTGGAGCTCAAGCAACAAACCCTAAAGTAAAGCAGTTTTTATCTGTAGATCAAGAATGGGAGCGTCTGGAGCCTGTTTTAAGGTTGTTAAAAGAGACTTGGTCCAATAGAAAACAATATCCAATCATCTCTTTAGATACGTTTTATCCTGAAATTATTCTTAGGGCTATGGATATTTATCCGATCCAGTGGATTAATGATGTCTCTGGGGGATCACAGTCTATGGCTGAGGTCGCTAGGGATTGTGAGCTATCCTTGGTTATGAATCACTCGTCTTCGCTTCCTGTGGATCCTAAAAATATCTTGTCGTTTTCTGTCCCTATTGGAGAGCAACTGTTGAGCTGGGGTGAGAAGCAACTTAAGATGTTTTCTGATGTTGGTCTGAACGCAAATCAGGTGATTTTTGATCCCGGTATAGGTTTTGGGAAGGGGGCTGCGCAATCTTTGGCTACTTTGTATGAGATTGCGAAATTTAAGCGTTTGGGATGCCCTATCCTTATTGGACATTCTCGAAAATCGTTCTTATCTTTATTTGGTAATCATGATCCCAAGGATCGTGATTGGGAAACCGTAGGTCTATCTATACTCTTACAACAACAAGGTGTGGACTACTTGCGAGTGCATAATGTTGCTGCTCATCAAAAAGCTTTATCAGTAGCTGCTTGTGAAGCCTGTGCACCCATCTAATTTTGAAAATCCTCTAGGTGTCGAGATGTGTAAAAATAGAGGGGTCCGCGGGATCGTGGCTTGTGATCCTAGAGGGGTGATAGGTTTAGAAGGAAAGCTTCCTTGGCATTACCCTGAAGATCTCCAATTTTTTTCTGAAACCATACAAAAATTTCCTATTGTTATGGGAAGAAAGACTTGGGAAACACTTCCTAGGAAGTATTTTGTTGATAGAGCAGTCGTCGTGTTTTCTCATGAAAAACGACAGGGAGTGCACGGGGAGATCTGGGTAACTTCTTTAGAAGAATTCCTGCTCTTAGATCTTTCTTCGCCGACATTTTTAATCGGTGGTGGTGAGCTTTATTCTCTTTTCTTAGAAAATCAAATTGTTCGAGATTTTTTTATTTCTCATATCAAAAAAGAATATGCTGGTGATACATTTTTCCCTTTGTCCTTGCTAGAGACATGGACCAAAACTGTGCTTAGAGATACCCAAAAGATCACAACGTGTTACTATGAAAATCACCACAGTCAAAACACCAAAAATATATCCTTATGATGACCTATATTCTATTCTAGAGTCTTCATTGCCTAAGTTAAACGAACGCTCTATTGTTGTGATTACGTCTAAGATAGTCTCTTTATGTGAAGGTGCTGTTGTAGAACTTGAGAAGGTTTCTAAAGATGAATTAATAAAGCAAGAAGCAGATGCCTATGTTTTTGTAGAGAAATACGGCATATATCTAACTAAGAAGTGGGGGATACTCATTCCTTCAGCGGGGATTGACGAGTCCAATGTTGAAGGTTATTTTGTGTTGTATCCTAGGGATTTTTTGCTTTCCGTGAATACTCTAGGGGATTGGTTAAGGAATTTCTATCATCTCGAGCATTGCGGAATCATTATATCGGATAGTCATACGACTCCGTTGCGTCGGGGAACTATGGGTTTAGGCTTATGTTGGAATGGTTTTTTCCCTTTATATAATTATGTAGGAAAACCAGATTGTTTTGGTCGTGCTTTGAAGATGACTTATAGCAATTTATTAGATGGTTTATCGGCAGCTGCGGTTCTTTGTATGGGAGAGGGAGACGAGCAGACTCCCATTGCTATTATAGAGGAAGCTCCCAAGATTACCTTCCATTCTTCTCCAACTACATTACAAGATATGAGCACTTTAGCAATCGCTGAGGATGAAGATTTATATGGTCCTCTGCTACAATCTATGGCATGGGAAACTCCCGCACCAACCTCCTGAGGTATTATGACATCCTGGATAGAATTACTTGATAAGCAAATTGAAGATCAACATATGTTAAAGCACGAATTTTATCAGCGTTGGTCTGAAGGAAAGTTAGAAAAACAACAACTTCAAGCTTATGCCAAAGATTACTATTTACATATTAAAGCATTTCCTTGTTACCTTTCAGCGCTGCATGCTCGCTGTGATGACTTGCAGATTCGTAGACAAATTCTTGAGAATCTCATGGATGAAGAAGCTGGAAATCCTAATCACATAGATTTATGGAGACAGTTTGCTTTATCTCTTGGAGTTTCTGAAGAGGAGCTTGCCAATCATGAATTCAGTCAGGCTGCTCAAGATATGGTAGCGACATTTCGCCGCTTATGCGACATGCCACAACTTGCCGTGGGTTTAGGCGCTCTCTATACTTATGAGATTCAGATTCCTCAAGTCTGTGTAGAGAAAATCCGTGGTTTGAAAGAATATTTTGGAGTTTCTGCTCGAGGCTATGCATACTTTACTGTACATCAAGAAGCTGATATTAAACATGCCAGCGAAGAGAAAGAAATGCTACAAACTTTGGTAGGCAGAGAGAATCCTGATGCTGTTTTGCAAGGATCACAAGAAGTTTTAGATACTCTATGGAACTTTTTGAGCTCTTTTATTAATTCAACGGAGCCTTGTTCTTGTAAGTAGTATCTTGGCAGGTCTAGAATTTTTGGATCTTATTAGCTTAAAAAATAGGATCATGCATCTGTAAACAGAATCCCCCCTCCTAAAGTATTAGAAGGGGGGATTCTTTGTCTCAAGGTAATTTGTAGAATCTCTATGTTTTCTATTTAGAAATTACAATTTAAGCTTCTACTGTTTGAGCAGGAACTTCCTGAGGTGTTTCATTAGCATGAACAGAGGGAGTTTTATTCGCTGCAATTACATCGTAGATGCGCTTCTCAATTTCCTTAAAAAGCTTTCTATTACGTTTAAGTTCTTCACGAACAAATTCTCTTCCCTGTCCTAACTTCTTCTCTTGATAGTTGAACCAAGAACCTTTTTTCTCAATAATATTATATTCGACAGCAAGATCTAGGATACAACCTGCAGAAGAAATCCCTTCATTGAATAGGATGTCAAATTCTGCGATTCTGAATGGAGGAGCAAGTTTATTTTTAGCTACCTTCACTTTAATTCGATTTCCGATGTCAGAGTTATCACTGCCTTTTATTGAACCTATACGGCGAATATCTAATCGTATTGAAGAGTAGAATTTTAAGGCACGTCCTCCCGTAGTAGTTTCTGGGTTTCCGAAGCTAACACCGATTTTCTCTCGGATTTGGTTAATGAACACTGCACAGGTTTGGCTACGTGATAGGGTAGCGGTGAGCTTGCGTAATGCTTGAGACATCATACGAGCTTGTAGGCCTACGTGTACATCACCGATGTCTCCTTCGAGTTCGCTTTTAGGAACTAAAGCGGCTACAGAGTCAATAACGATAACATCGACAGCTCCTGAACGCGCGAGCAATTCTGCTATGCTTAATGCATCTTCACCACAGTCGGGTTGAGAAATCATAAGATCATCGATATTGACGCCAATAAGAGATGCATAACTAGGATCTAAAGCATGTTCAGCATCTATATAGGCAGCAACACCGCCCATTTTTTGAGCATTCGCGACAATATGGGTAGCTAGTGTCGTTTTCCCTGAGGATTCAGGACCAAAGATTTCGATCACCCGTCCTTTGGGGACCCCATGAATTCCAAGAGCTAAGTCTAAAGATAAAGCTCCTGTTTTGATGGTGGAGATTTCATGTGTGGCAGAGTGTCTTCCTAAACTCATGATGGACCCAGCGCCGAATTGCTTTTCAATATAAGCAACAGCAGCTTCTAGAGCCTTTTTTCTATCAGGTAAATTCATGTAAATGCTCCTCTTGGTTTCCATATTCCCCAGAGAATAGTTCTGTTTCTCTGAGAATCGAGAGAAATAGAGAAGTTCTTCTCATAGTTAGTTGAGAGATTTGGGGGTGGAAGGTTTTAGATGATGTGTATCATTCTGTATTGTTTTGCTCTCTATGCATACTTGAATTTGCCATGGCAGTCAAGGCAAAAAGTAACTTCAAGATGGCTTGTTATTTCTCAATAAATTTAAGAAAAGCACTAGAATACAAGGACCTTAGTTTCAGATAGTATATCTAAATTATGAAACTGAAAAAATAGATCTATTGGATGCCGAGATTCCTTTAACAAGGGAAACTATTTTCAAAAAATCAAAAGAACTTCTTCTTATTTCTAACATAAATAGATTTGGGAAAGGGGGATGTCATGACTTTCTTGGGGAAGTCTATCGATTTTTTGTTCGCAGTAGCCGATGCCGATGGTTCGTATAGAGGGATAGGGATGTTGTGCTAACCAGCGATCGTAGAAACCGTGACCATAACCAAGCCGATAGCCCTGCTGATCAAAGGCAAGGCCCGGAACGAGCACGTGGGTAATCTTATCACTCGAGATCGGTGTTTGTTTCGAGAAGGGATCTTTGGGATGCACAACGGAAATAAGATCGTCTATCGAGGGGATAAGAACAGGATAGAGGTTTTCCTGATCAATCTTGGGAAGAGCTAGGGTACATTTCTGGATAAGTATGCGATTTGCTTCTTGCATGTCTATTTCGTGATTGAAAGAGACAAAAGAGAGAACGACGCTCTCTTTAGAAAAGCTGCGAACGAAAGAGGCCACTGCAGAAGAGGCCTCATGCTTGCGTTCTTCAGAGAGATCCCTGCGTATAGAGATAAATAGTTTACGTAGTGCGGATTTCTCTATTTTAGGATCAGTCATAGGGAAGTTCTAGTTGAGCAAAGGTTTGCCGTCCTGATAGGGGATTTTTTTAGTAATAGTTCCCGCCGACGAGAAAAATACTGCAGTCCCACAACCACGATCTATTTTAGAGTAGGGATGACGGTCTCCAGGGCGGAAGTACTCTCCTTTAATTAGAAGATCATTATCATACTCTTCGGTCGCCATGATCTGTCCTTCAGGGTAGTAAATGGTCAGTAACCCGGATTTTTTGTTATTTACGAGTTCTTTACAACTTTCTAAGGTTCCTCCGGGATACCAAGTTTTTACTATCCCATTTAAAATTCCTTCATGCCAATTAAGAAGCAGCTTGGGTTTCCCTGTCTCAGGATAAAAGAAAAATTCTTCTCCGTGCTTCGCGCCTTGCAAAAGGTTATACGTTTGGACAATCTGTGTTCCGGAGTTGTCGAATCTGGTAACTTTTCCATAAGGTTTCCCTCGGTAAAATGCCCTAGTTTCTATAACGGCATACTTGCCGTAGATTGCTTGAATGCCGTTCCCTTCGTGTATAGTCGCATAGATTTCGTGAGTTTGAGGATCTAAGTACTCTGCTTTTAGGAGTCGTCCCTCATGATATTCTTCCCAGGCTAAAACATCTTCTTCGGAATCTTCGCTGTAGCGAATCGAAAGACCGTGTCTTTTGCCTTGTTGGTAATTCTGTTCTTTGAGCAGTTTCCCCGAAGATGTGTATGTCAGGAATTTACCTTGAGGAACTCCCTTATGATAGGGACACTCTTTCCAAATATTCCCATTAGTATGGTAATACACCGAAGATCCTTCGAGCAGCCCTTTTTCATAGACGATAGCGGCTTCTAAGATACCTTCATCATTATAGGCAAATGTAGTTTGATCAAATAGCCAGCCAGACTCTGCTGAGGGATG encodes:
- the recA gene encoding recombinase RecA; amino-acid sequence: MNLPDRKKALEAAVAYIEKQFGAGSIMSLGRHSATHEISTIKTGALSLDLALGIHGVPKGRVIEIFGPESSGKTTLATHIVANAQKMGGVAAYIDAEHALDPSYASLIGVNIDDLMISQPDCGEDALSIAELLARSGAVDVIVIDSVAALVPKSELEGDIGDVHVGLQARMMSQALRKLTATLSRSQTCAVFINQIREKIGVSFGNPETTTGGRALKFYSSIRLDIRRIGSIKGSDNSDIGNRIKVKVAKNKLAPPFRIAEFDILFNEGISSAGCILDLAVEYNIIEKKGSWFNYQEKKLGQGREFVREELKRNRKLFKEIEKRIYDVIAANKTPSVHANETPQEVPAQTVEA
- a CDS encoding toxin-antitoxin system YwqK family antitoxin; translated protein: MDIKKLFCLFLCSSLIAMSPIYGKTGDYEKLTLTGINIIDRNGLSETICSKEKLKKYTKVDFLAPQPYQKVMRMYKNKRGDNVSCLTAYHTNGQIKQYLECLNNRAYGRYREWHVNGNIKIQAEVIGGIADLHPSAESGWLFDQTTFAYNDEGILEAAIVYEKGLLEGSSVYYHTNGNIWKECPYHKGVPQGKFLTYTSSGKLLKEQNYQQGKRHGLSIRYSEDSEEDVLAWEEYHEGRLLKAEYLDPQTHEIYATIHEGNGIQAIYGKYAVIETRAFYRGKPYGKVTRFDNSGTQIVQTYNLLQGAKHGEEFFFYPETGKPKLLLNWHEGILNGIVKTWYPGGTLESCKELVNNKKSGLLTIYYPEGQIMATEEYDNDLLIKGEYFRPGDRHPYSKIDRGCGTAVFFSSAGTITKKIPYQDGKPLLN
- a CDS encoding 5-formyltetrahydrofolate cyclo-ligase; translated protein: MTDPKIEKSALRKLFISIRRDLSEERKHEASSAVASFVRSFSKESVVLSFVSFNHEIDMQEANRILIQKCTLALPKIDQENLYPVLIPSIDDLISVVHPKDPFSKQTPISSDKITHVLVPGLAFDQQGYRLGYGHGFYDRWLAQHPYPSIRTIGIGYCEQKIDRLPQESHDIPLSQIYLC